ATGCAACTGGAATACCATGGTTTACTTTATCTCTAGGTGACTTAGCTGTTAAAATATTTGTTGCTTTAGCAATGTTAATTCCATTTAGATTATTATTAGGAACTCTTAAAGCCTCAAAAGCTTAGTATAAAAATTTGTACGATAAAATTTTATAAGCAAGTTTTGCTACAAGAAAATTGTAAGAATTAAAACCTTTAATAGGTGAAAGTTCATTTATATCCGCACCAACAATATTAGAGTTTTTAGCAGCTATCCGTATAATATTTAAAGTTTCATCCCATAATAGTCCACCTGGTTCAGGCGTACCTGTTGCAGGCATAATACTTGAATCCAAACCATCAACGTCAAATGTTAAATAAACTGTTTTATTCTTTATCATTTTTTTAAATTTTTTTAGGTCCCATTTACTTTTATCTTTTGCCCAAAAGATATCAATTCTAGAGGAGTTTTTTTTTAAGAATGGTATTTCACTTTGAGATATATTTCTGATCCCAAATGATATTATTGAAACATTTTTATGATCAAGACACCTCCTAATAGCTGAGGCATGAGAAAATTTTTCTCCATTATAACTCTCTCTTAAATCTGCATGTGCATCAAAATGTAGTAAGCATATTTCTTTGTGTTTTTTTACAAATGGAGCAATACATCCAGGTGTTATTGAGTGCTCCCCACCAAAAGTAATTGGAAATAATTTTTTATCTAATATTTCCTGATTTATATCAGACATCTTTTTAAGAGCTTTTTTAATATTTTTATCTATTTTAAATGGTTTTAAAGTTTTAATCCCAATTTTTTTGTAAGGCTCACAGTGTAATTCTTCATCATATAGTTCAACCTGATGTGATGCTTTAATGATTTCTTTAGGGCCATTACGAGTGCCACCACCATAGCTTACAGTTTTTTCTAAACCAAATGGAACAACTACTACTTTTTCTTTAAAATTAACATCATTGTCAATTCCTAGAAACCCGTTTTTATTAGAAAGATATTTCAATTTTATTTAAATATTTTTGAGAAGTTTTTTCTTGTTCTATTTTTCCAGTCACCTTTATGATAAGCATCACTTGCAATCAAAGGAAGGACACTAGTTGCTTCTGCAAAAACCATTTGTTCTTTTGCAATATCTACCTTACCCCAAGAGCTTGCTTCTTTTAATGTAGAGCTGCTGCAAGCACCATCTCTAGAATCTGCTACTGTAA
The nucleotide sequence above comes from Candidatus Pelagibacter giovannonii. Encoded proteins:
- the speB gene encoding agmatinase, whose translation is MKYLSNKNGFLGIDNDVNFKEKVVVVPFGLEKTVSYGGGTRNGPKEIIKASHQVELYDEELHCEPYKKIGIKTLKPFKIDKNIKKALKKMSDINQEILDKKLFPITFGGEHSITPGCIAPFVKKHKEICLLHFDAHADLRESYNGEKFSHASAIRRCLDHKNVSIISFGIRNISQSEIPFLKKNSSRIDIFWAKDKSKWDLKKFKKMIKNKTVYLTFDVDGLDSSIMPATGTPEPGGLLWDETLNIIRIAAKNSNIVGADINELSPIKGFNSYNFLVAKLAYKILSYKFLY